TCCAGGAAACAACTCATCTGCAAACGCGGCATTTGAGTATAGCTTCACACAGCGATGGGTCTTCGCAACAGACCTCGTCTACGTCTGGGCAAATAAGACAACTTTTAGTGGAAAGCGCGGAAGAAATGCCGATGGCACTGTTGCGAAAGTGGGTGGCGGCTCCAGCGACCAGCTCAGCTTAGCTCCTGCCTTAGAGTATAACCCGAGCCCAAATCTCAATTTTATTGGCGGCGTCTGGTTTGATGTCTATGGACGCAATACCAGCAAATTCATCTCGGGCATTCTCAGCGTCAGCTACGTCTTTAACTGGTAGGATACGATGAAAAAATTCACAATTCAAAATGCAAGCCGAGTTCTTTCCGTATTACTGGTCATTATTCTCGCAAGTGTTGTGACCGCAGGATTTGGCTATCAAGCCATTAGAAATGAAGCGCCCTGCCCTCTCTGTCTTTTACAGAGAGTTGCGATGATTGGTGTAGCGGTAGGACAGCTCTTAAACTTCCGCTTTGGCGTGAAGTTAATGCACCACGGGATCTCGCTTCTAAGCTGCTTTTTTGGAGCTGCGATCTCATGGAGACAGTTCTGCTTGACCGACTGCCCCGTCTTCCCTCAATCCGAATCTCCGCTGGTAGGCTACTCGCTTTACACCTGGGCTCTTATCACCCTTTTCGTCCTAATTCTGATAGCCAGCACTCTTCTTTCTAAGCATAAAGAGAAGCAGACCCACTCTAAATTTTTAAAATATTTAGAGCGGTTCGCCTTCCTCTATGTCCTGTTAGTTGTGATTGCCGACATCGTCATCGTCATGCTGCGTAAATAGATTTCTTTGAAATTTGATCGACTAAAAAGATTAACGCAAAGACGCCAAGTCGCGAAGACGCAAAAATTTTTATATATAAAAATTTTTAAGAGCGATTAGAGGCTAGTTCTTATAGATCTGGTCTGGTTTGAAGAAGAAGCTAATCTCTTTTTTTGCATTTTCTAGGCTATCAGACCCGTGCACTGCATTCTGCTCGATTCCCGTGCCAAAGTCGGCGCGGATCGTCCCCTTCTCCGCCTGCTTGGGATTGGTCGCTCCCATCAGTTTGCGGTTTACAGCAACGGCATCTTTACCATCTAAAACCTGAATCACAACAGGACCCGATGTCATGTAAGCGACGAGGTCGTTGTAGAAGGGACGGCCCTTATGCACCGCGTAGAACTCTTGAGCCTGCTTCTTTGAGAGCTTCTCCATTCTAAGAGCCACAACTTTAAGCCCATTCTGCTCAAAACGGTCGATGATCGCGCCAATATGGTCTGCTGCTACTGCATCCGGTTTAATGATTGAGAGGGTCTGTTCGGCATTAATGGAAGCTGTTAAAGCAAAAAGTGCACTAAAAAGAGTAAAAAATTTTTTCATATGTCTCCTACATTTCGCGTAGATGTTATACTCTCCAGCATTTGATTTCTCGGATAATCGAGGGATACCTGTATGAATGAAATTCTATTCCTATCGCATCTGATAATCGTGCTCATCTTTGCTTGGGGAGCTCTCAAGCTAGGCAAAGAGGCGCTGATCAGCTGGGTTGC
Above is a genomic segment from Chlamydiales bacterium containing:
- the ndk gene encoding nucleoside-diphosphate kinase translates to MKKFFTLFSALFALTASINAEQTLSIIKPDAVAADHIGAIIDRFEQNGLKVVALRMEKLSKKQAQEFYAVHKGRPFYNDLVAYMTSGPVVIQVLDGKDAVAVNRKLMGATNPKQAEKGTIRADFGTGIEQNAVHGSDSLENAKKEISFFFKPDQIYKN
- a CDS encoding disulfide bond formation protein B, giving the protein MKKFTIQNASRVLSVLLVIILASVVTAGFGYQAIRNEAPCPLCLLQRVAMIGVAVGQLLNFRFGVKLMHHGISLLSCFFGAAISWRQFCLTDCPVFPQSESPLVGYSLYTWALITLFVLILIASTLLSKHKEKQTHSKFLKYLERFAFLYVLLVVIADIVIVMLRK